AATTGGCTGTAGGGAGAAGCGTTTCTGTTATGGGCATTCCAAAGTTCAGGATGATAATATGCACTAAGCTGAAAGTGCTTGATAAGGGGATTGATGGGAGTGAGCAGAGGAAACTGGTGGTTTAGAATGAAAAAACGTATGCATTAAGCTCTAGTCTATATTCTTAAATTTCCTATTATATCCTACATCACAATAAAATATAAATATAGGTTAGCTACATTGTAGCTAATAATGAAAAAACAAACAAAAATAGAATTAAATGGCTTCGAAATGCTTGAAAAGCAAGTAAATAAAAGCGGGAATAGTGGACGTGTTTATGTACCAATTGAATGGGTTGGAAAAAGAGTAAAAATAATACTTCTGGAACAATGAATAAGTTAAGGTTAAGCAAAAGATTAGATGATAAATCCAAGAAAGAGATTATCGATAAGT
This portion of the bacterium genome encodes:
- a CDS encoding DUF2080 family transposase-associated protein, with product MKKQTKIELNGFEMLEKQVNKSGNSGRVYVPIEWVGKRVKIILLEQ